In a single window of the Thiohalophilus sp. genome:
- a CDS encoding helix-turn-helix domain-containing protein, with product MEIDVLNALCQYLDCQVGDLFEITD from the coding sequence ATCGAAATCGATGTGCTGAATGCGTTGTGTCAATATCTCGATTGTCAAGTAGGAGACTTGTTTGAGATAACAGATTAG
- a CDS encoding phosphopantetheine-binding protein — protein MAMTNFEKEVAALIIESLNLEYIGIEDINPEEPLFNVGLGLDSIDALELSVSLSRKYGISLRADNPDIHNILSSLKSLAAYIQANANTPVKS, from the coding sequence ATGGCGATGACTAATTTTGAAAAAGAAGTTGCTGCATTAATCATCGAATCGCTTAATCTTGAGTATATCGGGATCGAAGATATCAATCCGGAAGAACCTCTGTTTAACGTAGGGCTCGGGCTGGATTCAATTGATGCGTTGGAATTGTCTGTTTCGCTGTCCCGGAAATACGGGATAAGCTTGCGTGCTGATAATCCTGATATCCATAATATTTTATCCTCCCTGAAGTCGTTGGCGGCATATATACAAGCGAATGCCAACACACCAGTCAAAAGCTGA
- a CDS encoding IS256 family transposase: MSRRTKTKTDIDPQLEALVNSIKTPEELEDLTRLLRQKTFEAMLEGEMDDHLGYPKHDKAGQHSGNSRNGYSSKTLKGELGELPIAIPRDRNGEFEPLIISKNQTRLPIFNDKIIMLYSKGMSTRDIASTLLELYGVEVSPTLISRVTEQVLEQVQQWQSRPLDEVYPIVYLDCIRVKIRQDKRVINKAIYLALGINLDGQKELLGLWLAENEGAKFWLSVLTELQQRGLKDIFIASVDGLTGFPEAINTVYPKTQIQLCIVHMVRNSLKFVSWKERKTVAADLKKIYASLTVEEAERELAAFAERWDEKFPSISTAWRKHWPNLITLFNYPDDIRKVIYTTNAIESLNSVIRKAVNNRKVFPNDDAALKVVYLAMQAASKKWTMPIHHWKDALNRFMIEFPDRMPEQF; encoded by the coding sequence ATGAGCAGAAGAACAAAAACCAAAACCGATATCGACCCGCAGCTTGAAGCCCTGGTGAACAGTATCAAAACACCGGAGGAACTCGAGGACCTCACCCGCTTGCTGCGCCAAAAAACCTTTGAAGCTATGCTCGAAGGCGAGATGGATGACCACCTTGGCTATCCCAAGCATGACAAAGCCGGTCAGCATAGCGGCAACAGCCGTAACGGTTACAGCAGTAAAACCTTGAAGGGCGAGCTTGGCGAGCTGCCAATTGCCATTCCCCGGGACCGCAACGGGGAATTTGAGCCGCTCATTATCTCCAAAAACCAGACCCGGCTACCGATTTTCAACGACAAGATCATCATGCTCTACAGCAAGGGCATGAGCACGCGGGACATAGCTTCCACCTTGTTGGAACTGTACGGCGTTGAGGTCTCTCCTACGCTGATTTCACGGGTCACCGAGCAGGTGCTGGAACAGGTCCAGCAATGGCAATCCCGACCCCTGGATGAGGTCTATCCCATCGTCTATCTCGACTGCATCCGGGTGAAGATCCGTCAGGACAAACGCGTCATCAACAAAGCCATTTACCTGGCGCTGGGCATCAACCTGGACGGCCAGAAAGAACTGCTGGGGCTGTGGCTCGCGGAAAACGAGGGTGCCAAGTTCTGGCTGTCCGTGCTCACCGAACTGCAACAACGGGGCCTGAAGGACATTTTCATCGCCTCGGTGGATGGGCTGACAGGCTTCCCGGAAGCCATTAACACCGTTTACCCGAAGACCCAGATCCAGCTATGCATCGTGCATATGGTGCGCAACTCGCTCAAATTCGTCTCCTGGAAAGAACGCAAGACCGTTGCCGCTGACCTGAAAAAGATCTACGCCTCCCTCACTGTCGAGGAGGCCGAGCGAGAGCTGGCCGCCTTTGCCGAGCGCTGGGATGAGAAGTTTCCGTCCATCAGCACGGCCTGGCGCAAACACTGGCCGAATCTCATCACCCTGTTTAACTACCCGGATGATATTCGTAAAGTAATTTACACCACCAACGCTATCGAATCCCTCAATAGCGTTATCCGTAAGGCCGTCAACAACCGTAAGGTCTTTCCGAATGACGACGCGGCACTCAAGGTCGTCTATCTGGCCATGCAGGCGGCCTCCAAGAAATGGACCATGCCCATTCATCATTGGAAGGACGCCTTGAATCGTTTTATGATTGAGTTTCCGGATAGAATGCCGGAGCAGTTCTAA